One segment of Nocardioides sp. QY071 DNA contains the following:
- a CDS encoding DUF58 domain-containing protein, with the protein MAISGRVPLLLLLGLVAVVLRPQAGTVWLWLLGVLLLVGLDRLLTPSPALATITRRQPGSVRLGDPASSDLVVAATGRRLHLDVRDAWQPSAGARDNRYRLRLAAGDQRRLTTPLLPRRRGDLRAAGVTVRSWGPLGLVARQRTYDVPGSVRALPPFESRKHLPSRLARLRDLDGRAAVRVRGQGTEFDSLREYVRGDDVRSIDWRASARNTHVVVRTWQPERDRRVVLVLDTSRTSAGRVARTVDEPETDGMPRLDAAMDSALLLAALASRAGDRIDFVAGDRRVRARQRVHGARDVAMRLQEQMADLDPVLVEADWDLLAGAVQGFGRQRALVVLLTALEPSAIADGLLPVLPVLTRHHRVVIASVRDPELTRMAALADEAGPTPPTADDVYAAAAASHELDRRERTRAMLVRLGVDVVDADAGELPPALADHYLALKAQGLL; encoded by the coding sequence ATGGCGATCTCCGGCCGGGTCCCGCTGCTGCTCCTCCTGGGGCTGGTGGCGGTCGTGCTGCGCCCGCAGGCCGGCACGGTCTGGCTGTGGCTGCTCGGCGTGCTGCTGCTGGTCGGCCTGGACCGCCTGCTCACCCCCTCCCCCGCGCTCGCCACGATCACCCGCCGCCAGCCGGGCTCGGTCCGGCTCGGCGACCCGGCGTCGTCCGACCTCGTCGTCGCCGCGACCGGCCGCCGCCTGCACCTCGACGTCCGCGACGCCTGGCAGCCCTCGGCCGGGGCCCGCGACAACCGGTACCGTCTGCGCCTGGCCGCCGGCGACCAGCGGCGGCTGACCACACCCCTGCTCCCCCGGCGCCGCGGCGACCTGCGCGCCGCCGGCGTCACGGTCCGGTCGTGGGGGCCGCTCGGCCTGGTCGCCCGACAGCGCACGTACGACGTCCCCGGCTCGGTCCGCGCGCTGCCGCCGTTCGAGTCCCGCAAGCACCTGCCCTCCCGGCTGGCCCGGCTGCGCGACCTCGACGGGCGGGCCGCCGTACGCGTGCGGGGGCAGGGCACCGAGTTCGACTCGCTGCGCGAGTACGTCCGCGGCGACGACGTGCGCTCGATCGACTGGCGCGCCTCGGCCCGCAACACCCACGTCGTGGTCCGCACCTGGCAGCCCGAGCGGGACCGCCGGGTGGTGCTGGTCCTCGACACGTCGCGTACGTCGGCCGGGCGGGTCGCCCGCACCGTCGACGAGCCCGAGACCGACGGCATGCCGCGGCTGGACGCCGCGATGGACTCCGCCCTGCTGCTCGCCGCGCTCGCCTCCCGGGCCGGCGACCGGATCGACTTCGTGGCCGGCGACCGTCGGGTCCGTGCCCGGCAGCGGGTGCACGGCGCCCGCGACGTGGCGATGCGGCTCCAGGAGCAGATGGCCGACCTCGACCCGGTCCTCGTCGAGGCCGACTGGGACCTGCTCGCCGGCGCGGTCCAGGGCTTCGGCCGGCAGCGCGCGCTCGTCGTCCTGCTGACCGCGCTCGAGCCGTCCGCGATCGCCGACGGGCTGCTGCCCGTGCTGCCGGTCCTGACGCGCCACCACCGCGTGGTGATCGCGTCGGTCCGCGATCCCGAGCTGACCCGGATGGCCGCGCTCGCCGACGAGGCCGGTCCCACGCCGCCCACCGCCGACGACGTCTACGCCGCCGCGGCCGCCTCCCACGAGCTGGACCGCCGCGAGCGGACCCGGGCGATGCTGGTGCGCCTCGGTGTCGACGTCGTCGACGCCGACGCGGGCGAGCTGCCGCCGGCACTGGCCGACCACTACCTCGCGCTGAAGGCGCAGGGGCTCCTGTAG
- a CDS encoding DUF4350 domain-containing protein, producing MTTTAAPTRPRTRVTRTQLVVAAAVVLALVVAVWTTRGSEKYPGAADPRNPGPDGAQALAKVLADQGVDVTIARSAEAFDEATVDDATTVVVSSTEQLAPSTLRRMREHASAAARIVLVEPDFAILNQIDPDLGLLTGPVGEDDGLPARCPDGIAGVDLDGLRVAVDRATSYTGQGCFPVSDRALVRGVDGLVLFGAGQALTNDQVTRADNAAVGLRLLGHDPRLVWYVPDATDAVSDDAVTIGTLLPDWIGPALWVVALAGLALLLWRVRRLGPLSTEPLPVVVRAVETARSRGRMYRRSGDRTHAARALRRAARADIARRLRLDRGTPAPVVTEAAARHLGAPVETVAALLDDDRMPPATDQDLVRLAQDLARLRREVRRS from the coding sequence ATGACGACGACAGCGGCGCCGACCCGGCCGCGGACGCGCGTGACGCGGACGCAGCTGGTGGTCGCAGCGGCGGTGGTGCTCGCGCTGGTGGTGGCCGTGTGGACCACCCGCGGCTCGGAGAAGTACCCCGGTGCCGCCGACCCCCGCAACCCGGGACCCGACGGCGCGCAGGCGCTGGCGAAGGTGCTCGCCGACCAGGGCGTCGACGTCACCATCGCCCGCTCGGCCGAGGCCTTCGACGAGGCGACGGTCGACGACGCCACCACCGTCGTGGTGAGCAGCACCGAGCAGCTGGCGCCGAGCACCCTGCGCCGGATGCGCGAGCACGCCTCGGCGGCCGCCCGGATCGTCCTGGTCGAGCCGGACTTCGCGATCCTCAACCAGATCGACCCCGATCTCGGGCTGCTGACCGGGCCTGTCGGCGAGGACGACGGCCTCCCCGCCCGGTGTCCCGACGGGATCGCGGGCGTCGACCTCGACGGGCTGCGCGTCGCGGTGGACCGCGCGACGTCGTACACGGGGCAGGGGTGCTTCCCCGTCAGCGATCGCGCCCTGGTGCGCGGCGTCGACGGGCTGGTGCTGTTCGGCGCCGGGCAGGCGCTGACCAACGACCAGGTGACCCGTGCCGACAACGCGGCCGTGGGCCTGCGGCTGCTCGGGCACGACCCACGCCTGGTCTGGTACGTCCCCGACGCCACCGACGCCGTGTCCGACGACGCCGTCACGATCGGCACCCTGCTGCCCGACTGGATCGGGCCGGCTCTGTGGGTCGTGGCGCTGGCCGGGCTCGCCCTGCTGCTGTGGCGGGTACGCCGGCTCGGTCCGCTGTCGACCGAGCCGCTGCCGGTCGTGGTCCGCGCGGTCGAGACCGCACGCAGCCGCGGGCGGATGTACCGCCGCAGCGGCGACCGCACCCATGCCGCCCGCGCCCTGCGCCGCGCCGCCCGCGCCGACATCGCGCGCCGGTTGCGGCTCGACCGCGGCACCCCGGCCCCGGTGGTCACCGAGGCGGCCGCGCGCCACCTCGGCGCTCCGGTCGAGACCGTGGCCGCCCTGCTCGACGACGACCGCATGCCGCCCGCGACCGACCAGGACCTGGTCCGGCTCGCGCAGGACCTGGCCCGACTGAGGAGAGAGGTACGACGCTCATGA
- a CDS encoding MoxR family ATPase codes for MTQTTHEAGVRERLMAVRQEVAKAVVGQDAAVSGLLVALLCGGHVLMEGVPGTAKTLLVRTLAQSLDVQTRRVQFTPDLMPGDITGSLVIDSAGGGELSFREGPIFTNLLLADEINRTPPKTQSALLEAMEEGQVSADGVTRPLPRPFLVAATQNPVEFEGTYPLPEAQLDRFLLKVVLPVPPREDEITILTRHAEGFDPRDVAGAGVRPVAGAADLEAGQAAVKQVQVSPEVASYIVDIARATRQSPSLSLGVSPRGATALLRAARAWAWLSGRDFVTPDDVKALAQASLAHRLGVRAEAELEGVDVAQVLASAIASVPVPR; via the coding sequence ATGACCCAGACCACCCACGAGGCCGGCGTGCGCGAGCGGCTGATGGCCGTGCGCCAGGAGGTCGCCAAGGCCGTGGTCGGACAGGACGCGGCCGTGTCCGGTCTGCTCGTCGCCCTGCTGTGCGGCGGCCACGTGCTGATGGAGGGGGTGCCCGGGACGGCGAAGACACTGCTCGTGCGGACCCTGGCCCAGAGCCTCGACGTACAGACCCGCCGGGTGCAGTTCACCCCCGACCTGATGCCGGGCGACATCACCGGCTCCCTGGTCATCGACTCCGCGGGCGGCGGCGAGCTCAGCTTTCGCGAGGGGCCGATCTTCACCAACCTGCTGCTCGCCGACGAGATCAACCGGACGCCCCCGAAGACGCAGTCGGCGCTGCTGGAGGCGATGGAGGAGGGCCAGGTCTCGGCCGACGGCGTGACCCGGCCGCTGCCGCGCCCGTTCCTGGTGGCCGCCACCCAGAACCCGGTGGAGTTCGAGGGCACCTACCCGCTGCCCGAGGCCCAGCTGGACCGGTTCCTCCTCAAGGTCGTGCTGCCGGTGCCGCCGCGCGAGGACGAGATCACCATCCTCACCCGCCACGCCGAGGGCTTCGACCCGCGCGACGTGGCCGGTGCGGGCGTGCGGCCCGTGGCGGGCGCGGCCGACCTCGAGGCCGGGCAGGCGGCGGTGAAGCAGGTGCAGGTCTCGCCCGAGGTGGCGTCGTACATCGTCGACATCGCGCGGGCCACCCGCCAGTCCCCGTCGCTGTCGCTCGGCGTGAGCCCGCGCGGCGCGACCGCGCTGCTGCGGGCGGCGCGCGCGTGGGCGTGGCTGTCGGGCCGCGACTTCGTGACGCCCGACGACGTGAAGGCGCTGGCCCAGGCGTCGCTCGCCCACCGGCTCGGGGTGCGGGCCGAGGCCGAGCTCGAGGGCGTCGACGTCGCCCAGGTGCTGGCGTCGGCGATCGCGTCCGTCCCGGTCCCGCGCTAG